The following proteins come from a genomic window of Pseudomonas putida:
- a CDS encoding D-Ala-D-Ala carboxypeptidase family metallohydrolase yields MRRTKWLLMATGVMLGGVAQADERDLWMFAQWAGDHQTRPFREMLVDARLYGVVPIHQLLRSASDWRLCKASPFAVPPPGNWLAVRSTLALINTLEKQGILRQFEVVSAYRDSGLNRCAGGAVGSAHTRAFAVDILLPGWADPNPLCRFWQQHGQAWGMGLGRYPTGRIHIDTAGYRTWGGDGSAASSFCSKPR; encoded by the coding sequence ATGAGAAGGACGAAATGGCTGCTGATGGCCACAGGCGTGATGCTGGGGGGCGTGGCTCAGGCCGATGAACGTGACCTGTGGATGTTCGCGCAATGGGCGGGGGATCATCAGACCCGCCCTTTTCGGGAGATGCTGGTGGACGCCCGCCTGTATGGCGTGGTGCCGATTCACCAATTGCTGCGCTCAGCGTCGGACTGGCGGCTGTGCAAGGCTTCACCGTTTGCCGTGCCGCCGCCTGGCAACTGGCTGGCAGTGCGCTCCACGCTGGCGCTGATCAATACGCTGGAAAAGCAAGGCATCCTGCGCCAGTTCGAAGTGGTCTCCGCCTACCGTGACTCGGGCTTGAACAGGTGCGCAGGAGGTGCCGTGGGCAGCGCCCACACCCGTGCCTTTGCAGTCGATATCCTGCTGCCAGGCTGGGCCGACCCCAACCCGTTGTGCCGCTTCTGGCAGCAGCATGGCCAGGCCTGGGGCATGGGGCTGGGGCGCTACCCGACAGGCCGCATCCATATCGACACCGCGGGTTATCGCACCTGGGGCGGTGATGGCAGTGCCGCGTCGTCGTTCTGCAGCAAACCCAGGTGA
- the rimI gene encoding ribosomal protein S18-alanine N-acetyltransferase — MSESISFRPMTEADLDAVLKIEYAAFSHPWTRGIFQDALKSYEVWLMFDGQQQVGHGVINVIIDEAHLLNITVKPENQGRGLGLRLLEHLMARAYQLNGRECFLEVRASNQSAYRLYERYGFNEIGRRRDYYPVAGGREDALVMACTLLED; from the coding sequence ATGAGTGAATCGATCAGTTTCCGCCCCATGACCGAGGCGGATCTGGATGCCGTGCTGAAGATCGAATATGCCGCGTTCAGCCATCCCTGGACCCGCGGGATTTTCCAGGATGCGCTCAAGTCCTACGAAGTGTGGTTGATGTTCGATGGTCAACAGCAGGTCGGCCATGGTGTGATCAACGTGATCATCGACGAAGCGCACCTGCTGAACATTACCGTCAAGCCCGAGAACCAGGGGCGTGGCCTGGGCCTGCGCTTGCTCGAGCACCTGATGGCGCGGGCCTATCAGCTCAATGGGCGCGAGTGTTTTCTGGAAGTGCGAGCCAGCAACCAGTCGGCCTATCGCTTGTATGAGCGGTACGGCTTCAACGAGATTGGCCGTCGGCGTGATTACTACCCGGTGGCGGGCGGGCGCGAGGATGCGCTGGTGATGGCTTGTACGTTGCTCGAAGACTGA
- the mksB gene encoding Mks condensin complex protein MksB — MIEPKRVLRALAEHWALIEPLCERFDQGTLSLVELRQQLGRQQVESTPQDITQLLDVWIRLDILVPVAKSPNRFELNAQIHDFLAYLRREHRLGLCLEIEAYLRHLERLAGHIQDAFDNRDSDDLARQLRLLDMRVRDVLKKLDNDEQALVAVAERAKTSNRQIPLRQRYAEVLATWDEYVEPMIQLVNADGAFEQGVRKVETVLLKLLGEQARLGHLVDDDMLLRTHARILEMQTSAQLTLRHARELLLPLREEARRHNAVTRGAALALSVIRRKGIDAVPQAAMPLFTRPQSTFLGSASQVEAYVYALARFEPKPAKFPKAHKTQTGPLPRAPRTVKEMLERCEDALPLPDLMVWLLDQEPEGATDELLYWFSRLSREKRFKRERLERREYTTHEHLVSLRSFALTSSREAQPETNASPANAS, encoded by the coding sequence ATGATCGAACCCAAGCGCGTCCTGCGCGCCCTAGCCGAACACTGGGCCCTGATCGAGCCGCTGTGCGAGCGTTTCGACCAAGGCACCCTGAGCCTGGTCGAACTGCGCCAGCAGTTGGGCCGCCAGCAAGTGGAAAGCACGCCGCAGGACATTACCCAGCTGCTCGACGTGTGGATCCGCCTGGATATCCTGGTCCCGGTGGCCAAGAGCCCGAACCGTTTCGAGCTCAACGCCCAGATCCACGACTTCCTCGCCTACCTGCGCCGCGAGCACCGCCTGGGCCTGTGCCTGGAGATCGAGGCCTACCTGCGCCACCTGGAGCGCCTTGCCGGGCATATTCAGGATGCCTTCGACAACCGCGACAGCGATGACCTGGCGCGCCAACTGCGCCTGCTCGACATGCGCGTGCGCGACGTACTGAAAAAGCTCGACAACGACGAACAGGCGCTGGTCGCCGTGGCCGAACGGGCCAAGACCAGCAACCGCCAGATCCCGCTGCGCCAGCGTTATGCCGAAGTACTGGCGACCTGGGACGAATACGTCGAGCCGATGATCCAGCTGGTCAACGCCGACGGAGCCTTCGAACAGGGCGTACGCAAGGTCGAGACCGTGCTGCTGAAACTGCTCGGCGAACAGGCGCGCCTGGGCCACCTGGTCGACGACGACATGCTGCTGCGCACCCATGCGCGCATCCTCGAGATGCAGACCAGCGCCCAGCTGACGCTGCGCCACGCCCGTGAACTGCTGCTGCCGTTGCGCGAAGAAGCGCGTCGGCATAATGCCGTGACCCGCGGCGCTGCCTTGGCCCTGTCGGTGATCCGGCGCAAGGGTATCGACGCCGTGCCGCAGGCGGCCATGCCATTGTTCACCCGGCCGCAGAGCACCTTCCTGGGCAGCGCCAGCCAGGTCGAGGCGTACGTCTATGCCCTCGCCCGCTTCGAGCCGAAACCGGCCAAGTTCCCCAAGGCGCACAAGACCCAGACTGGCCCGCTGCCGCGCGCGCCACGCACGGTCAAGGAAATGCTCGAACGCTGCGAGGATGCCCTGCCGCTGCCTGACCTGATGGTCTGGCTGCTGGACCAGGAGCCCGAAGGCGCCACCGACGAACTGCTGTACTGGTTCTCGCGCCTGTCGCGTGAAAAGCGTTTCAAGCGCGAACGCCTCGAACGCCGCGAGTACACCACCCACGAACACCTGGTCAGCCTGCGCTCGTTCGCCCTGACATCCAGCCGCGAAGCGCAACCTGAAACCAACGCGAGCCCAGCCAATGCATCTTGA